In the Oncorhynchus tshawytscha isolate Ot180627B linkage group LG17, Otsh_v2.0, whole genome shotgun sequence genome, one interval contains:
- the ripply1 gene encoding protein ripply1: MSTACLIVKQTPFVVAPRPVGMDPRPQTNDRYDSLWRPWLTTKKDMQRECQRSIQSCPYSRPTDSTPAAPGLFPFNGKSQSFQHPVRLFWPKSKSFDYLYSDGEALLRNFPVQATISFYEESDSEDDEEDEEWEEEMYSEEKEYLKRQSHYTSYN; this comes from the exons ATGAGTACCGCATGTCTGATCGTCAAACAGACGCCCTTCGTTGTTGCTCCGCGCCCGGTAGGGATGGACCCTCGTCCGCAGACAAATGACAG ATATGATTCACTATGGAGACCTTGGCTCACAACCAAGAAGGATATGCAAAGGGAATGCCAGAGAAGCATACAGTCATGT CCTTACTCCAGACCTACAGACTCCACCCCTGCAGCTCCAGGTCTCTTCCCATTCAATGGGAAGTCCCAGTCCTTCCAGCACCCTGTCAG ACTTTTCTGGCCCAAGTCCAAGTCGTTTGACTACCTGTACAGCGACGGAGAGGCTCTCCTGAGGAACTTCCCTGTCCAGGCCACCATCAGCTTCTACGAGGAGTCAGACAGCGAGGAtgacgaggaggacgaggagtgGGAAGAAGAAATGTACAGCGAGGAAAAGGAGTACCTCAAGCGTCAGTCCCACTACACCAGCTACAACTGA